A stretch of the Streptomyces sp. WMMB303 genome encodes the following:
- a CDS encoding winged helix-turn-helix domain-containing protein: MGAIEAPSGDELLKVLAALGNPHRMRIVAALAAGRNYVSGLAREIGMSRPLLHMHLQRLEAAGLVVGTLELSDSGKAMKFFEVAPFGYALTSQTVAEAAHTLTDQGPDGIPAPPPGGGARAGTARSGTVQDGQASDQKEETQ; encoded by the coding sequence GTGGGCGCGATCGAGGCCCCGTCCGGAGACGAGCTGCTGAAGGTTCTGGCGGCGCTCGGCAATCCGCACCGGATGCGGATCGTCGCGGCGCTTGCCGCGGGCCGCAACTACGTCAGCGGGCTCGCCCGCGAGATCGGCATGAGCCGTCCGCTGCTGCACATGCACCTCCAGCGGCTGGAGGCCGCCGGCCTCGTGGTCGGCACGCTGGAGCTCTCGGACAGCGGCAAGGCCATGAAGTTCTTCGAGGTGGCGCCGTTCGGCTACGCCCTGACCTCGCAGACCGTCGCGGAGGCGGCGCACACCCTCACGGACCAGGGGCCGGACGGGATCCCGGCCCCGCCCCCGGGCGGTGGAGCGCGGGCCGGGACAGCGCGGAGCGGGACAGTGCAGGACGGACAAGCCTCGGACCAGAAAGAGGAAACGCAGTGA
- the ilvD gene encoding dihydroxy-acid dehydratase, whose amino-acid sequence MPELRSRTVTHGRNMAGARALMQASGVAREDFGKPIVAVANSFTEFVPGHTHLQPVGRIVSEAVKAAGGIPREFNSIAVDDGIAMGHGGMLYSLPSRDLIADSVEYMVEAHCADALICISNCDKITPGMLMAAMRLDVPTVFVSGGPMEAGRATLVNGTVRKLDLVDAMSEAVNDKVSDEDILRIEENACPTCGSCSGMFTANSMNCLTEALGLALPGNGSVLATHTARKELYETAGRTVVEIARRYYDQDDASVLPRNVGSRAAFENAMALDIAMGGSTNTILHLLAAAQEAGLEFTMHDIDQLSRALPCLAKVAPNVAPGGTYYMEDVHRAGGIPAILGELHRGGLLNEDVRTVHADSLEEWLKTWDIRGDSPAPRAVELFHAAPGCKRSAEAFSQSERWESLDTDAAGGCIRDVEHAYSAEGGLAVLYGNLAENGCVVKTAGVDESILTFTGPAVVCESQEEAVQKILDKTVKEGDVVVIRYEGPKGGPGMQEMLYPTSFLKGRGLGKACALITDGRFSGGTSGLSIGHISPEAAGAGTIALVEDGDPVVIDIPERQLRLDVPEETLAARREALAGRYAPVARERKVSTALRAYAAMATSADRGAVRDVTQLER is encoded by the coding sequence ATGCCCGAGCTGAGGTCCCGCACCGTCACCCACGGACGCAACATGGCGGGGGCACGCGCCCTCATGCAGGCGTCCGGTGTAGCGCGCGAGGACTTCGGCAAGCCGATCGTCGCGGTCGCCAACAGCTTCACCGAATTCGTGCCGGGCCACACCCATCTGCAGCCGGTGGGCCGGATCGTCAGTGAGGCGGTCAAGGCCGCGGGCGGCATCCCGCGCGAGTTCAACTCGATCGCGGTGGACGACGGCATCGCCATGGGACACGGCGGCATGCTCTACTCGCTGCCCTCAAGGGACCTGATCGCCGACTCCGTCGAGTACATGGTCGAGGCGCACTGCGCGGACGCGCTGATCTGCATCTCCAACTGCGACAAGATCACCCCCGGGATGCTGATGGCCGCGATGCGGCTCGATGTGCCCACCGTCTTCGTCTCCGGCGGGCCCATGGAGGCCGGCCGGGCGACGCTGGTGAACGGCACCGTCCGCAAGCTCGATCTGGTCGACGCGATGTCCGAGGCCGTCAACGACAAGGTCTCCGACGAGGACATCCTCCGCATCGAGGAGAACGCCTGTCCGACCTGTGGCTCCTGTTCGGGCATGTTCACCGCGAACTCCATGAACTGCCTCACCGAGGCCCTCGGCTTGGCGCTGCCCGGCAACGGCTCCGTGCTGGCCACCCACACGGCGCGCAAGGAGCTCTACGAGACGGCGGGCCGCACGGTGGTGGAGATCGCCCGGCGCTACTACGACCAGGACGACGCGAGCGTCCTGCCGCGCAACGTCGGCTCCCGCGCCGCCTTCGAGAACGCCATGGCCCTGGACATCGCCATGGGCGGCTCCACCAACACGATCCTGCACCTGCTGGCCGCGGCGCAGGAGGCCGGGCTGGAGTTCACGATGCACGACATCGATCAGCTCTCCCGCGCCCTGCCGTGCCTGGCCAAGGTCGCCCCGAACGTGGCACCGGGCGGCACCTACTACATGGAGGACGTGCACCGGGCCGGCGGGATCCCCGCCATCCTGGGTGAACTCCACCGCGGCGGGCTGCTCAACGAGGACGTGCGCACCGTGCACGCCGACTCGCTGGAGGAGTGGCTCAAGACCTGGGACATCCGCGGCGACTCGCCCGCGCCGCGGGCCGTGGAGCTCTTCCACGCCGCGCCCGGCTGCAAGCGCTCCGCCGAGGCCTTCTCGCAGTCCGAGCGCTGGGAGTCGCTGGACACGGACGCGGCGGGCGGCTGCATCCGCGACGTCGAGCACGCCTACTCCGCCGAGGGCGGGCTGGCGGTGCTGTACGGCAACCTGGCCGAGAACGGCTGCGTGGTGAAGACCGCGGGTGTCGACGAGTCGATCCTCACCTTCACCGGCCCCGCCGTGGTCTGCGAGTCCCAGGAGGAGGCCGTCCAGAAGATCCTCGACAAGACGGTCAAGGAGGGCGACGTCGTCGTCATCCGCTACGAGGGCCCCAAGGGCGGCCCCGGCATGCAGGAGATGCTCTACCCCACCTCCTTCCTCAAGGGCCGCGGGCTGGGCAAGGCCTGCGCGCTGATCACCGACGGCCGGTTCTCCGGCGGCACCTCGGGCCTGTCCATCGGCCACATCTCGCCGGAGGCGGCGGGCGCCGGCACGATCGCGCTGGTGGAGGACGGCGACCCGGTCGTCATCGACATCCCCGAACGGCAGCTGCGCCTGGACGTCCCCGAGGAGACGCTCGCCGCCCGTCGCGAAGCGCTGGCCGGCCGGTACGCGCCCGTCGCCCGCGAGCGCAAGGTCTCCACCGCGCTGCGCGCCTACGCGGCGATGGCCACCAGTGCCGACCGGGGCGCCGTCCGCGACGTGACCCAGCTGGAGCGCTGA
- a CDS encoding TetR family transcriptional regulator — MSGSSAAGEPAPAPRRRGRPARRTAEDGPGTRERILASARGEFAEHGFDKVSVRAIARGAGVDAALVHHYFGTKEQVFAAAVEGAIAPVLIVPELVRETALDAVGETVTRRFLETWDDPATREPLLAIVRSAVNNERAAAVFRGLLTRNLLSRLAVQLREPDAELRVSLAASQLVGAAMLRYLICIEPLASEPLAAVTARLAPVIQHHLTGPDPADDPGPGGGRGLRTTG, encoded by the coding sequence ATGAGCGGGAGCTCCGCCGCCGGGGAGCCGGCGCCCGCACCCCGCAGGCGGGGCCGCCCGGCGCGGCGTACCGCCGAGGACGGGCCCGGAACGCGGGAGCGCATCCTGGCGTCGGCCCGGGGCGAGTTCGCAGAGCACGGTTTCGACAAGGTCTCCGTCCGGGCCATCGCGCGTGGCGCCGGGGTGGACGCGGCGCTGGTCCACCACTACTTCGGTACCAAGGAGCAGGTGTTCGCCGCCGCGGTCGAGGGCGCCATCGCACCGGTGCTCATCGTCCCGGAGCTGGTCCGGGAGACCGCGCTGGACGCCGTGGGGGAGACGGTCACCCGCAGGTTTCTGGAGACCTGGGACGATCCCGCGACCCGGGAGCCGTTGCTGGCGATCGTCCGCTCGGCGGTCAACAACGAGCGGGCGGCGGCCGTCTTCCGGGGGCTGCTGACCCGCAATCTGCTGAGCCGGCTGGCGGTCCAGCTCCGTGAGCCGGACGCGGAGCTGCGGGTCTCGCTGGCGGCGTCCCAGCTGGTCGGTGCGGCCATGCTGCGGTATCTCATCTGCATCGAGCCGCTGGCATCCGAGCCGCTGGCGGCCGTGACCGCGCGGCTGGCGCCGGTGATCCAGCACCATCTCACCGGGCCGGACCCGGCGGACGATCCGGGTCCGGGGGGCGGCCGCGGGCTGCGGACCACTGGCTGA
- a CDS encoding sugar phosphate isomerase/epimerase, whose protein sequence is MGIESVRVPQAKIALSTASVYPESTAAAFEIAARLGYDGVEVMVWTDPVSQDVEALRRLSDFHGVPILAVHAPCLLITQRVWSTDPWTKLVRARAAAETLGASTVVVHPPFRWQRSYAREFERGVWRMADETDVRFAVENMYPWRYRDREMLAYAPDWDPTRNDYRHFTIDLSHTATARNDTLAMVDRMGDRLGHVHIADGSGSAKDEHLVPGRGAQPCAEVLERLAARGFDGHVVVEVNTRRAMSAAEREEDLAEALAFTRLHLATPGAAPGDGTGEQGGRRAAGRRSGRRKA, encoded by the coding sequence GTGGGCATCGAAAGCGTGCGGGTCCCCCAGGCGAAGATCGCGCTGTCGACGGCCTCGGTGTACCCGGAGTCGACGGCCGCGGCCTTCGAGATCGCCGCGCGCCTCGGCTACGACGGCGTCGAGGTCATGGTGTGGACCGATCCGGTCAGCCAGGATGTCGAGGCGCTGCGGCGGCTGTCCGACTTCCACGGGGTGCCCATCCTTGCCGTGCACGCACCGTGTCTGCTCATCACGCAGCGTGTCTGGTCCACGGATCCGTGGACGAAGCTGGTCCGCGCCAGGGCGGCGGCCGAGACGCTCGGCGCGTCCACCGTCGTGGTGCATCCGCCGTTCCGCTGGCAGCGCAGCTACGCGCGGGAGTTCGAGCGCGGGGTGTGGCGGATGGCGGACGAGACCGACGTGCGGTTCGCGGTCGAGAACATGTACCCCTGGCGCTACCGGGATCGGGAGATGCTGGCCTACGCGCCCGACTGGGACCCCACCCGGAACGACTACCGGCACTTCACGATCGATCTCTCGCACACGGCGACGGCCCGCAACGACACCCTCGCCATGGTGGACCGGATGGGCGACCGTCTGGGGCATGTGCACATCGCCGACGGGAGCGGCTCGGCCAAGGACGAGCACCTGGTCCCGGGGCGGGGCGCACAGCCCTGCGCGGAGGTGCTGGAGCGGCTGGCCGCCCGCGGGTTCGACGGCCATGTGGTCGTCGAGGTGAACACGCGGCGTGCCATGTCGGCGGCCGAGCGCGAGGAGGACCTGGCGGAGGCCCTGGCTTTCACCCGGCTGCACCTCGCCACCCCGGGGGCCGCTCCGGGCGACGGGACCGGCGAGCAGGGCGGCCGGAGGGCCGCCGGGCGCCGGTCGGGCCGGAGGAAGGCATGA
- a CDS encoding Ppx/GppA phosphatase family protein, which produces MRLGVLDVGSNTVHLLVVDAHPGARPLPAYSHKTALRLAELLEADGSISEEGIDRICATLAEALQISEDKGVEALLPFATSAVREAANAERVLDRIATETGVKLEVLSGADEARLTFLAVRRWFGWSAGRLLVLDIGGGSLEIAYGLDEDPDAAVSLPLGAGRLTSGWLPGDPPDPEDVRALRRHVRAEIARTVGEFNRFSPPDHVVATSKTFKQLARMAGAPRSAEGLYARRVLGRGALEEWVPKLAVMPEQERAALPGVSEGRARQLLAGALVAEAALDLFAVSEVEICPWALREGIILRRLDRLRTV; this is translated from the coding sequence ATGAGACTCGGTGTCCTCGATGTGGGATCCAACACGGTTCATCTGCTCGTGGTGGACGCGCACCCCGGCGCCCGGCCGCTCCCGGCGTACTCCCACAAGACGGCCCTGCGGCTGGCCGAACTCCTGGAGGCGGACGGGTCGATCAGCGAGGAGGGCATCGACCGGATCTGCGCCACGCTCGCCGAGGCGTTGCAGATCTCCGAGGACAAGGGGGTCGAGGCGCTGCTGCCGTTCGCGACCTCCGCGGTGCGCGAGGCGGCCAACGCGGAGCGGGTGCTGGACCGCATCGCCACGGAGACCGGCGTCAAGCTGGAGGTGCTCTCCGGCGCCGACGAGGCGCGGCTGACGTTCCTCGCGGTGCGGCGCTGGTTCGGCTGGTCGGCGGGGCGCCTGCTGGTGCTGGACATCGGCGGCGGTTCGCTGGAGATCGCCTACGGGCTGGACGAGGACCCCGACGCCGCGGTGTCGCTGCCGCTGGGCGCCGGACGGCTCACCTCCGGCTGGCTGCCCGGCGACCCGCCCGACCCGGAGGACGTGCGGGCCCTGCGGCGGCATGTGCGTGCGGAGATCGCCCGCACGGTGGGGGAGTTCAACCGTTTCAGTCCGCCCGACCACGTGGTGGCGACCTCCAAGACCTTCAAGCAGCTCGCCCGGATGGCGGGTGCCCCGCGCAGCGCGGAGGGCCTCTACGCCCGCCGGGTGCTGGGCCGGGGGGCGCTGGAGGAGTGGGTGCCGAAGCTCGCGGTGATGCCCGAGCAGGAGCGCGCGGCCCTGCCCGGGGTCTCCGAGGGCCGGGCCCGCCAGCTGCTGGCAGGCGCCCTGGTGGCGGAGGCGGCCCTGGACCTGTTCGCCGTCTCCGAGGTCGAGATCTGCCCGTGGGCGCTCCGCGAGGGCATCATCCTGCGCCGTCTGGACCGCCTCCGGACGGTGTGA
- the radA gene encoding DNA repair protein RadA: MAARKTSAKDRPTYRCTECGWQTAKWLGRCPECHAWGTVEETGGAPAVRTTAPGRVSASALPIGEVDGKQATARPTGVPELDRVLGGGLVPGAVVLLAGEPGVGKSTLLLDVAAKAASGDHRTLYVTGEESAGQVRLRADRIDALDDDLYLTAETDLSAVLGHLDEVKPSLLVLDSVQTVASPEIDGAPGGVAQVREVAGALIRASKERGMSTLLVGHVTKDGAIAGPRLLEHLVDVVLHFEGDRHARLRLVRGVKNRYGTTDEVGCFELHDEGITGLADPSGLFLTRRAEPVPGTCLTVTLEGRRPLVAEVQALTVDSQIPSPRRTTSGLENSRVSMMLAVLEQRGRISALGKRDIYSATVGGVRLSEPAADLAVALALASAASDTPLPKNLVAIGEVGLAGEVRRVTGIQRRLSEAARLGFTHALVPGDPGRVPDGMRVLEVADIGEALRVLPTRPARTG; encoded by the coding sequence ATGGCTGCCCGTAAGACGTCCGCCAAGGACCGCCCCACCTACCGCTGCACCGAATGCGGCTGGCAGACCGCCAAGTGGCTCGGCCGCTGCCCCGAGTGCCACGCGTGGGGCACCGTCGAGGAGACGGGCGGTGCCCCGGCCGTGCGGACCACCGCGCCCGGCCGGGTCTCGGCCTCGGCGCTGCCCATCGGCGAGGTGGACGGCAAGCAGGCCACGGCACGCCCCACCGGCGTGCCCGAACTGGACCGGGTGCTGGGCGGCGGGCTGGTCCCCGGTGCCGTGGTGCTGCTGGCCGGTGAGCCGGGCGTCGGCAAGTCGACGCTGCTGCTGGACGTCGCCGCCAAGGCCGCCTCCGGCGACCACCGCACGCTCTATGTGACCGGCGAGGAGTCCGCGGGCCAGGTGCGCCTGCGGGCCGACCGCATCGACGCGCTCGACGACGACCTGTACCTGACCGCCGAGACCGACCTGTCCGCGGTGCTCGGCCACCTGGACGAGGTCAAACCCTCGCTGCTGGTGCTGGACTCGGTGCAGACGGTGGCCTCCCCGGAGATCGACGGAGCACCCGGCGGCGTCGCCCAGGTGCGGGAGGTGGCCGGGGCGCTGATCCGCGCCTCCAAGGAGCGCGGCATGTCCACGCTGCTGGTCGGCCACGTCACCAAGGACGGCGCCATCGCCGGTCCGCGGCTGCTGGAGCACCTGGTGGACGTGGTGCTGCACTTCGAGGGCGACCGGCACGCGCGGCTGCGCCTGGTGCGCGGCGTCAAGAACCGGTACGGCACGACGGACGAGGTCGGCTGCTTCGAGCTGCACGACGAGGGGATCACGGGCCTGGCCGACCCCTCCGGGCTGTTCCTGACCCGGCGCGCCGAACCCGTCCCCGGCACCTGTCTGACGGTGACGCTGGAGGGCCGCCGCCCGCTGGTCGCGGAGGTGCAGGCGCTCACCGTCGACAGCCAGATCCCCTCCCCCCGCAGGACCACCTCCGGGCTGGAGAACTCGCGGGTCTCCATGATGCTCGCGGTGCTGGAGCAGCGCGGCCGGATCAGCGCCCTGGGCAAACGCGACATCTACAGCGCGACGGTCGGCGGGGTGCGGCTCTCCGAGCCCGCCGCCGACCTCGCGGTGGCGCTCGCGCTGGCCAGCGCGGCCAGCGACACCCCGCTGCCGAAGAACCTGGTGGCGATCGGCGAGGTCGGCCTCGCCGGGGAGGTCCGCCGGGTGACCGGCATCCAACGCCGGCTGTCGGAAGCCGCCCGGCTGGGCTTCACCCACGCGCTGGTGCCGGGCGACCCGGGCCGCGTCCCCGACGGGATGCGGGTGCTGGAGGTCGCCGACATCGGGGAGGCGCTGCGCGTGCTGCCGACCCGCCCGGCCCGCACCGGCTGA
- the disA gene encoding DNA integrity scanning diadenylate cyclase DisA: MAANDRAAVPGRAEGASGLMRASLSAVAPGTALRDGLERVLRGNTGGLIVLGMDRSVEHLCTGGFVLDVDFSATRLRELCKLDGALILDKDISKIVRAGVQLVPDASIETEETGTRHRTAQRVSIQTGYPVVSVSQSMRLIALYVDGQRRVLEDSAAILSRANQALATLERYKLRLDEVAGTLSALEIEDLVTVRDVTAVAQRLEMVRRIATEIEQYVVELGTDGRLLSLQLDELIAGVEPERELVVRDYAPQTVGAGRRVRSVPDALNDLDRLTHTELLELATVARALGYSGAPETLDSAVSPRGFRLLAKVPRLPGTVIDRLVDHFGGLQKLLAASVDDLQAVDGVGEARARSVREGLSRLAESSILERYV; encoded by the coding sequence GTGGCAGCCAACGACCGGGCAGCGGTCCCCGGCAGGGCCGAGGGGGCGTCCGGCCTGATGCGCGCCTCACTGAGCGCGGTCGCGCCCGGAACGGCGCTGCGCGACGGGCTGGAGCGCGTCCTGCGCGGCAACACCGGCGGGCTGATCGTCCTCGGCATGGACCGGAGCGTCGAGCACCTGTGCACCGGCGGCTTCGTCCTCGATGTGGACTTCAGCGCGACCCGGCTGCGCGAGCTGTGCAAGCTGGACGGCGCGCTCATCCTCGACAAGGACATCTCCAAGATCGTCCGCGCGGGTGTGCAGCTGGTCCCCGACGCGTCCATCGAGACGGAGGAGACCGGCACCCGGCACCGCACCGCGCAACGGGTCTCGATCCAGACGGGCTACCCGGTCGTCTCGGTCAGCCAGTCCATGCGGCTGATCGCCCTCTATGTCGACGGGCAGCGGCGCGTGCTGGAGGACTCGGCGGCGATCCTCTCCCGCGCCAACCAGGCCCTGGCCACCCTGGAGCGCTACAAGCTGCGGCTGGACGAGGTCGCCGGAACGCTCTCCGCGCTGGAGATCGAGGACCTGGTCACGGTGCGGGACGTCACGGCCGTGGCGCAGCGGCTGGAGATGGTGCGCCGGATCGCGACGGAGATCGAGCAGTACGTCGTCGAGTTGGGCACCGACGGGCGGCTGCTCTCGCTCCAGCTGGACGAGCTGATCGCGGGGGTGGAACCGGAGCGCGAGCTGGTGGTACGGGACTACGCGCCGCAGACGGTGGGCGCGGGCCGTCGGGTGCGCTCGGTACCCGACGCGCTCAACGACCTGGACCGGCTCACCCACACCGAGCTGCTCGAACTGGCCACCGTGGCCCGGGCGCTGGGCTACAGCGGCGCCCCGGAGACCCTCGACTCGGCCGTCTCGCCCCGCGGCTTCCGGCTGCTGGCCAAGGTGCCGCGGCTGCCGGGCACCGTCATCGACCGGCTGGTGGACCACTTCGGCGGGCTGCAGAAGCTGCTCGCGGCGAGTGTGGACGACCTCCAGGCGGTGGACGGCGTCGGGGAGGCCCGCGCCCGCTCGGTCCGCGAGGGCCTCTCGCGGCTGGCCGAGTCCTCGATCCTCGAACGGTACGTCTGA
- a CDS encoding A/G-specific adenine glycosylase, producing the protein MTATTETSQAASAGAPSARAAESEAVDPALRETARALHAPVVDWFATHARDLPWRRPEAGAWGVMVSEFMLQQTPVNRVLPVYEEWMKRWPRPADLAAEAPGEAVRAWGRLGYPRRALRLHGAAKAIAERHGGEVPVEHAQLLALPGVGEYTAAAVVSFAYGKRHAVLDTNVRRVFARAVSGRQYPPNATTAAERKLARALLPEDDETASRWAAATMELGALVCTARSPECGRCPIAAQCAWQRAGAPAHQGPARRTQAYAGTDRQVRGRLLAVLRAAKEPVPQSDLDRIWHEPVQRARALDGLVADGLVEPLDGNRYRLPLT; encoded by the coding sequence ATGACTGCGACCACCGAGACTTCCCAAGCCGCTTCGGCCGGCGCCCCGTCAGCGCGCGCCGCGGAATCCGAAGCCGTCGACCCCGCCCTGCGCGAGACGGCGCGCGCCCTCCATGCCCCCGTCGTCGACTGGTTCGCCACACACGCCCGCGACCTCCCCTGGCGCCGCCCGGAGGCGGGCGCGTGGGGCGTCATGGTCAGCGAGTTCATGCTCCAGCAGACCCCCGTCAACCGCGTACTGCCGGTGTACGAGGAGTGGATGAAGCGCTGGCCGCGCCCCGCCGACCTGGCCGCCGAGGCGCCCGGCGAAGCCGTACGCGCCTGGGGCCGGCTCGGCTACCCGCGCCGTGCGCTGCGCCTGCACGGGGCCGCCAAGGCCATAGCGGAACGGCACGGCGGTGAGGTCCCCGTCGAGCATGCCCAGTTGCTGGCGCTGCCGGGCGTGGGCGAGTACACGGCGGCCGCCGTGGTGTCCTTCGCGTACGGCAAGCGGCACGCCGTGCTCGACACCAATGTGCGCCGGGTCTTCGCACGCGCCGTCAGCGGCCGCCAGTACCCGCCCAACGCGACGACCGCGGCCGAACGGAAGCTCGCCCGCGCGCTGTTGCCCGAGGACGACGAGACAGCCTCGCGGTGGGCGGCGGCCACGATGGAGCTGGGCGCGCTGGTGTGCACGGCGCGCAGCCCCGAGTGCGGTCGCTGCCCGATCGCCGCGCAGTGCGCCTGGCAGCGCGCGGGCGCCCCCGCACACCAGGGGCCCGCCCGACGCACTCAAGCGTACGCCGGGACCGACCGGCAGGTGCGCGGGCGGCTGCTGGCGGTGCTGCGGGCCGCCAAGGAGCCGGTGCCGCAGTCGGATCTCGACCGCATCTGGCACGAGCCGGTCCAGCGCGCACGGGCGCTGGACGGACTGGTGGCCGACGGTCTGGTCGAGCCGCTGGACGGGAACCGCTACCGCCTGCCGCTCACCTGA